The Pseudarthrobacter sp. BIM B-2242 region CGCGCCCTGGGCTGCGGCGCCGTCGAAGCCTACGTCGCCGACGCGTCCGACGAGTTCGCCGACGAGTACTGCATGCCGACGCTGAAGGCGAACGCCCTCTACCAGGGCCACTACCCGCTGGTCTCCGCCATCTCCCGCCCGGTCATCGTCAAGCACCTGGTCAAGGCCGCCCGCGAATTCGGCGCCACGACTGTTGCCCACGGCTGCACCGGCAAGGGCAACGACCAGGTCCGCTTCGAAGTGGGCATCCAGACCCTCGGCCCGGACCTGAAGTGCATCGCCCCGGTCCGCGACCTCGCCCTGACCCGCGACAAGGCCATCGCCTTCGCCGAGGAGAAGGGACTGCCGATCGAGACCACCAAGAAGAACCCGTACTCCATCGACCAGAACGTCTGGGGACGCGCCGTCGAAACCGGCTACCTCGAAGACATCTGGAACGCCCCCACCAAGGACATCTACGACTACACCGCCACCCCGGAATTCCCGCCGGCACCGGATGAAGTCACCATCTCCTTCGAAGCCGGCATCCCGGTAGCGATCGACGGCGTCCGGGTCACCCCGCTGCAGGCCATCAAGGAACTGAACCGCCGCGCCGGCGCCCAGGGCGTGGGCCGCATCGACGTCGTCGAGGACCGCCTCGTGGGCATCAAGTCCCGCGAAATCTACGAAGCCCCCGGCGCCATGGCGCTGATCACCGCGCACAAGCACCTCGAGGACATCACCGTCGAGCGCGAGCAGGCCCGCTTCAAGGCCACTGTTGGCCAGCGCTGGGCCGAGCTGGTCTACGACGGCCAGTGGTTCTCGCCGCTCAAGCGCTCCCTCGACGCCTTCATCGAGGACACCCAGAAGTACGTCTCTGGCGACATCCGTATGACCCTTCACGGTGGCCAGGCAGTGGTCAACGGACGCCGCTCCGACACCTCGCTGTACGACTTCGACCTCGCCACCTACGACACCGGTGACACGTTCGACCAGTCGATGGCACGCGGCTTCATCGAGCTGTGGGGCATGTCCGCCAAGGTTGCCTCCGGCCGCGATATTCGCGTCGCAGGTCAGTAAGTGGCTTCCGCTACAAACGAAGGTGCACTGTGGGGCGGCCGCTTTGCCGGCGGCCCCGCCGACGCCCTCGCGGCGCTGAGCAAGTCCACGCACTTTGACTGGCGGCTGGCCCGCTACGACATCGCTGGATCCAAGGCGCACGCCCGCGTGCTGCACAAGGCCGGGCTGCTGGACGACGCCGAGCTCGAGGGCATGCTTGACGCCCTGGGCCGGCTGGACGAC contains the following coding sequences:
- a CDS encoding argininosuccinate synthase translates to MTERIVLAYSGGLDTSVAIGWIGEATGAEVIAVAVDVGQGGESLETIRQRALGCGAVEAYVADASDEFADEYCMPTLKANALYQGHYPLVSAISRPVIVKHLVKAAREFGATTVAHGCTGKGNDQVRFEVGIQTLGPDLKCIAPVRDLALTRDKAIAFAEEKGLPIETTKKNPYSIDQNVWGRAVETGYLEDIWNAPTKDIYDYTATPEFPPAPDEVTISFEAGIPVAIDGVRVTPLQAIKELNRRAGAQGVGRIDVVEDRLVGIKSREIYEAPGAMALITAHKHLEDITVEREQARFKATVGQRWAELVYDGQWFSPLKRSLDAFIEDTQKYVSGDIRMTLHGGQAVVNGRRSDTSLYDFDLATYDTGDTFDQSMARGFIELWGMSAKVASGRDIRVAGQ